In Nostoc sp. CENA543, a single genomic region encodes these proteins:
- a CDS encoding DUF305 domain-containing protein — MITMQLLTWKNSFLAFSLALLTACSTTSQAQNQNSQHHMNHHDMNHSGSNHNMAMDLGPADANYDLRFIDAMIPHHQGALNMANVAKQKSTRPEIKQLADEIIKAQTQEINQMKQWRKTWYPKADNQPMAYDAKMGHMMPMSSEQMQSMMMDVNLGEADAEFDLRFINAMIPHHEAAVVMAKDALQKSQRPEIKNLAQAIIKGQNTEINQMQQWRKTWYKSSAS, encoded by the coding sequence ATGATTACTATGCAACTTCTAACTTGGAAAAACAGTTTTTTGGCTTTTAGTTTGGCACTATTAACAGCCTGTTCAACAACTTCTCAAGCTCAGAATCAAAATTCTCAGCACCACATGAATCATCATGACATGAACCATAGTGGTAGCAATCACAACATGGCTATGGATTTGGGGCCAGCCGATGCTAACTATGATTTACGATTCATTGATGCAATGATTCCCCACCATCAAGGGGCGTTGAACATGGCAAATGTTGCCAAGCAAAAATCTACCCGTCCTGAAATTAAACAATTAGCAGATGAGATTATCAAAGCGCAGACACAAGAAATTAATCAGATGAAACAATGGCGTAAAACTTGGTATCCCAAAGCAGATAATCAACCGATGGCTTATGATGCCAAAATGGGTCATATGATGCCAATGTCCTCTGAGCAAATGCAGTCCATGATGATGGATGTGAATTTAGGCGAAGCTGATGCAGAATTTGATTTGCGTTTTATTAATGCGATGATTCCCCATCATGAAGCAGCTGTGGTTATGGCTAAAGATGCTTTACAAAAATCTCAACGTCCAGAAATCAAAAATTTAGCGCAAGCCATTATCAAAGGGCAGAATACTGAAATTAATCAAATGCAACAGTGGCGAAAAACTTGGTATAAATCATCTGCCTCATAG
- a CDS encoding transposase translates to MDVELQILKHLARDAHPTVALIDEYCAEYKNLFKEVRNYECFKYLHLGIISTIKRKSLPEIAKVVSINSAQSLHHFIANSDWSVDELKQRRLKKIKQALNGQAITVVIDETGDRKKGKKTDYVARQYLGSVGKVDNGIVSVNAYGIYSNITFPLSVKVFKPKGTLKSGDKYKTQIELASEIITELIEEGVNIELVLADSLYGEQRVGRLCRLEATANPKGESSQFLRKLDEYNLAYVVAIRSNHGVWMPSGQSVRANKWCKFERTFSNQKSETRYIREIVYGKKRAITYWEITTDPETMPENSTSFVMTNLQGNLKKILGDLYGLRTWVEYGFRQCKQELGWTDYRFTNFQHIERWWEIIFSVYTMISLNSPVFLGLNQSHQLETEAQENNDVDFSNHPQWNHESGWKNTLNNLRLIIQPLLLFWLIYPWLSIFPNSDLLLGFNHLIATMNQFKPYYASG, encoded by the coding sequence ATGGATGTAGAATTACAAATCCTCAAACATTTGGCAAGAGATGCTCATCCAACAGTTGCGCTCATAGATGAATATTGTGCAGAGTATAAAAACCTGTTCAAAGAGGTAAGAAATTATGAGTGCTTTAAATATTTACATTTGGGGATAATATCAACAATAAAAAGAAAATCGTTACCAGAAATAGCGAAGGTGGTAAGTATAAACTCAGCGCAGTCATTACATCATTTTATAGCTAACTCAGATTGGTCAGTAGATGAATTAAAACAACGAAGATTAAAGAAAATCAAGCAAGCCTTGAATGGTCAGGCGATTACAGTAGTAATAGATGAAACCGGAGATAGAAAAAAAGGTAAAAAGACTGATTATGTCGCAAGACAATATTTAGGAAGTGTGGGAAAAGTTGATAATGGAATAGTTTCAGTCAATGCTTATGGAATTTATTCTAATATAACTTTTCCTTTAAGTGTAAAAGTATTCAAACCAAAAGGGACGCTAAAATCAGGAGATAAATATAAAACTCAAATAGAGTTAGCGTCAGAAATAATTACAGAGTTAATTGAAGAGGGTGTTAATATTGAACTGGTACTGGCAGATAGTTTATATGGTGAGCAGCGCGTTGGGCGGCTTTGCCGACTTGAAGCGACTGCGAACCCGAAGGGTGAAAGTAGCCAGTTTCTGAGAAAACTGGATGAATATAACTTAGCTTATGTTGTAGCAATCAGAAGTAATCATGGTGTCTGGATGCCATCAGGGCAGAGCGTTAGGGCGAATAAGTGGTGCAAATTTGAGAGAACATTTAGTAATCAAAAATCAGAAACTAGATATATAAGAGAAATAGTTTATGGTAAAAAAAGAGCCATAACTTACTGGGAAATAACAACTGACCCAGAAACCATGCCAGAAAATTCTACCTCTTTTGTGATGACGAATCTTCAAGGGAACTTGAAGAAGATTTTAGGTGACTTATATGGATTAAGAACCTGGGTTGAATATGGGTTTAGGCAATGTAAACAGGAACTAGGCTGGACAGATTACCGTTTTACAAATTTCCAACATATTGAGAGATGGTGGGAGATTATTTTTAGTGTTTATACGATGATTAGTTTAAATTCTCCAGTCTTTTTAGGCTTGAATCAATCTCATCAACTTGAGACTGAAGCACAAGAAAATAATGATGTTGATTTTTCTAATCATCCGCAATGGAATCATGAATCTGGATGGAAGAATACTTTAAATAATCTGCGTCTTATTATCCAACCACTTTTACTATTTTGGTTAATTTATCCCTGGTTAAGTATTTTCCCTAATTCAGATTTGTTACTGGGATTCAATCATTTAATTGCCACAATGAATCAATTTAAACCCTATTATGCTTCTGGATGA
- a CDS encoding ATP-binding protein → MKPDQFLAFAQVLPEPMLLVTSAGEILAANSAAAKLFSKTSKAMIGQNFSELVNDSPEKVNNYLQVCAQSRQMILGAFTIQQTPGEEIACRTQGAVVQPRSPQSPAINLLRLEKRTSNEFVVLNQKIHALSQEIKQRQRIEAELVQSNETLKQTLIKLQNALESVQTEKMSGLGQLVAGIAHEINNPISFIHGNLAYAAQYYDDLIKLIHLYQQEYPHPSQVIQQEIEALELEFLQADIKKLLQSMQTGSKRVSQIVQSLRNFSRLDEAKFKLVDIHEGLEATLMILQGRLQSMSHTQIEVMREYRKLPLIYCSPCQLNQVFMNILNNAIDALEDAEKLRCSPSESSSSALTQNHPSRIWIRTETISDRYIAIRIRDNGKGIPSEIHHQIFNPFFTTKPIGKGTGLGLSISYQIIESHNGRINMTSEPDLGTEFTIELPIVEEQDYRDC, encoded by the coding sequence ATGAAACCTGATCAATTTTTAGCTTTTGCCCAGGTTTTACCAGAACCTATGCTACTTGTAACCAGTGCAGGTGAAATTTTGGCTGCTAATTCAGCTGCTGCCAAATTATTTAGTAAAACTAGTAAAGCGATGATTGGTCAGAATTTCAGCGAGTTGGTTAATGATTCTCCAGAGAAAGTCAACAACTATCTGCAAGTTTGCGCCCAAAGTCGTCAGATGATTTTGGGTGCTTTCACTATTCAACAAACCCCAGGGGAAGAAATTGCTTGTCGCACTCAAGGTGCTGTAGTTCAACCGCGATCGCCTCAAAGCCCAGCGATCAATTTACTGCGCCTAGAAAAAAGAACGAGTAATGAATTTGTTGTGCTTAACCAAAAAATTCATGCACTGAGTCAGGAGATTAAACAACGCCAACGCATTGAAGCAGAACTGGTTCAATCTAACGAAACTTTAAAACAAACTTTAATCAAACTGCAAAATGCCCTGGAATCTGTCCAAACAGAAAAGATGTCTGGTTTAGGACAGTTAGTGGCAGGAATTGCCCATGAAATTAATAATCCAATTAGCTTTATTCATGGGAATCTTGCTTATGCTGCTCAATATTATGATGATTTAATAAAATTAATTCACCTCTATCAGCAAGAATATCCCCATCCCAGCCAAGTAATTCAACAAGAAATTGAAGCCTTAGAACTGGAATTTCTGCAAGCAGATATCAAAAAATTACTCCAGTCAATGCAGACAGGTTCTAAGCGTGTGTCCCAGATTGTACAATCTTTGCGAAACTTTTCTCGCTTAGACGAAGCAAAATTCAAACTGGTTGATATTCATGAAGGTTTAGAGGCTACATTGATGATTTTGCAAGGTCGCCTCCAGTCAATGAGCCATACTCAAATTGAAGTGATGAGGGAATATCGTAAATTGCCATTAATTTATTGTTCTCCTTGTCAACTCAATCAAGTGTTTATGAATATTTTAAATAATGCGATTGATGCCTTGGAAGATGCTGAAAAATTGCGATGTTCTCCCAGCGAAAGCTCATCGTCAGCACTAACACAAAATCATCCTAGTCGGATCTGGATTCGCACAGAGACAATCAGCGATCGCTACATCGCAATTCGCATCCGAGACAACGGTAAAGGCATCCCTAGCGAAATCCATCATCAAATATTTAATCCTTTCTTTACCACTAAGCCAATTGGTAAAGGCACAGGATTGGGACTATCAATTAGTTACCAAATCATTGAGAGCCATAATGGTCGAATTAATATGACCTCTGAACCAGATTTGGGAACGGAGTTTACTATTGAGTTACCGATTGTTGAAGAGCAAGACTACAGAGACTGCTGA
- a CDS encoding CAP domain-containing protein codes for MIRTKIHNFVLGTLIVSGGVVAISAPAHTYTSQSLPKSVQSRHIAQSTIDTASVEASVHRQINQYRASLGLPALTRNESIDSQARIHSQKMADAQVPFGHSGFNQLVQAIGISYRGAAENVATNRGYSDPATQAVQGWLTSSGHLNNIKGNYNLTGIGVAVNSKGEVYITQISLFWHFPE; via the coding sequence ATGATTCGCACGAAAATTCACAACTTTGTTTTAGGCACTTTGATTGTGTCGGGTGGAGTAGTGGCAATTTCTGCACCGGCTCATACTTATACATCACAATCTTTGCCCAAATCTGTTCAAAGTCGTCACATAGCACAATCTACAATTGACACCGCATCTGTAGAAGCATCTGTGCATCGGCAAATTAATCAGTACCGCGCTTCTTTGGGTTTACCGGCGTTAACGCGGAATGAGTCTATAGATAGTCAAGCCAGGATTCATAGTCAGAAGATGGCTGATGCTCAAGTTCCATTTGGTCATTCTGGCTTTAATCAACTAGTCCAGGCGATAGGTATTTCTTACCGAGGAGCGGCGGAAAATGTGGCGACAAATCGGGGTTATAGTGATCCTGCTACCCAAGCTGTCCAAGGTTGGCTAACAAGTTCTGGACATCTCAACAACATTAAAGGTAATTACAACCTTACAGGTATCGGTGTTGCAGTTAATAGCAAGGGTGAAGTTTACATCACACAAATATCCCTCTTCTGGCACTTTCCGGAATAA
- a CDS encoding GTPase family protein: protein MVRLKVWQWVVLAVPIASIMIFLLVSAGMQIHAWGINWIWGVFTLVFVGWRWLLVKWTQPAIKQVEAAIAQVQEELKSTVADTTASVSTDATQQAEAALQQILNAAQSDRPIWEDWQTFWQRCQDLVVAVAHIYNPEVQYPLLNIYVPQVYGLIRGTVDDLDQWMQKLSPALNQVTVGQAYQAYEVYRKLEPSARKVWRAWGWAQWLLNPVAAAANRATKGYSNQANQQLLVNLGQLLREAALRNLCRQAIALYSGKTITIETPATTQAKTQTLQNILAQAEPVEKVEQKPLSILLVGRTGAGKSSLINTIFQGDIAEVDVLPSTDQIQDYHWQTKDGETLHLWDTPGYEQVKREDLRQLVLDYATNADLLLLVTPVLDPALQMDVDFLQAIKATVADIPAIAVVTQVDKLRPIREWQPPYNWQDGDKAKEIAIREATGYRAELLGEFCNLVLPVVTSDLNTGRMAWGIDALSLGIIEAIAPAKQLRLARFLRNREARTVGAAKIIDHYTFQMATTQGLTALLKSPVLQFIATLSTGSPTLAYILAEQIPVEQLPIVIGKLQMAFDLFSLLKPAKFDLLSLWPLLLENPSTPERNAWAFGHALVEYWTQNLTIEQLRQRFDYYVQEAGSRAN from the coding sequence ATGGTGCGTTTAAAAGTTTGGCAGTGGGTTGTCTTGGCAGTGCCGATCGCCTCTATTATGATTTTCTTGTTGGTATCCGCCGGAATGCAAATCCATGCTTGGGGGATAAATTGGATTTGGGGGGTATTTACATTAGTATTTGTGGGTTGGCGTTGGTTGTTGGTAAAGTGGACACAACCTGCAATTAAACAAGTGGAAGCGGCGATCGCTCAAGTCCAGGAAGAATTAAAATCTACTGTTGCAGATACCACCGCATCAGTTAGCACTGACGCGACACAACAAGCAGAAGCAGCATTACAACAGATTCTCAATGCAGCCCAAAGCGATCGCCCGATTTGGGAAGATTGGCAAACTTTTTGGCAACGCTGCCAAGATTTAGTCGTGGCTGTTGCCCATATCTACAATCCAGAGGTGCAGTATCCTCTATTAAATATCTACGTTCCCCAAGTGTATGGACTGATTCGGGGAACGGTGGATGATTTAGATCAGTGGATGCAAAAGTTATCGCCTGCACTCAATCAAGTCACCGTGGGGCAAGCCTACCAAGCCTATGAAGTTTACCGCAAATTAGAACCATCAGCCCGCAAGGTTTGGCGGGCGTGGGGCTGGGCGCAGTGGTTATTAAATCCCGTGGCGGCGGCGGCTAATCGGGCTACGAAAGGTTACTCTAATCAAGCAAATCAGCAATTATTGGTAAATTTAGGGCAATTATTGCGAGAAGCCGCCTTGCGGAACTTGTGCAGACAGGCGATCGCACTTTACAGTGGTAAAACCATCACCATAGAAACACCTGCAACTACCCAGGCGAAAACTCAAACCCTGCAAAACATCCTCGCCCAAGCCGAACCAGTCGAAAAGGTTGAGCAGAAACCCCTCAGCATTTTACTTGTGGGTAGAACAGGTGCAGGGAAAAGCAGTTTGATTAATACGATATTCCAAGGAGACATAGCAGAAGTTGATGTTTTGCCTAGTACCGACCAAATTCAAGACTATCATTGGCAAACCAAAGACGGCGAAACCCTGCATCTGTGGGATACACCAGGTTACGAACAAGTCAAGCGGGAAGATTTACGCCAACTAGTCTTAGACTATGCCACTAACGCCGATTTATTACTGTTAGTTACACCTGTGCTTGATCCCGCCTTGCAGATGGATGTAGATTTTCTCCAAGCCATCAAAGCCACCGTTGCAGATATACCAGCGATCGCCGTTGTGACGCAAGTAGATAAGTTACGTCCGATCAGAGAGTGGCAACCGCCTTATAATTGGCAAGATGGTGATAAAGCCAAAGAAATCGCCATTCGTGAAGCTACAGGGTATCGTGCCGAGTTATTGGGAGAATTTTGTAATTTAGTGTTACCTGTGGTAACTAGTGATTTGAATACTGGGAGGATGGCTTGGGGCATAGATGCTTTATCTTTAGGAATCATAGAAGCGATCGCACCAGCCAAGCAACTCAGACTCGCCAGATTTTTACGTAACCGCGAAGCCCGCACAGTAGGGGCTGCCAAAATTATCGACCATTACACCTTTCAAATGGCCACTACCCAAGGATTAACAGCACTGCTAAAAAGTCCGGTACTTCAGTTTATTGCCACATTATCAACCGGTTCTCCTACCTTGGCGTATATCCTAGCAGAACAAATCCCTGTCGAGCAGTTACCCATTGTCATTGGTAAACTCCAGATGGCTTTTGATTTATTCTCACTGTTAAAACCAGCAAAATTTGATTTGTTATCTTTGTGGCCATTGCTGTTAGAAAACCCCAGCACCCCAGAGCGCAACGCCTGGGCATTTGGTCACGCCTTGGTAGAATACTGGACACAGAATCTAACTATAGAGCAACTCCGCCAACGCTTTGATTACTACGTACAAGAGGCAGGAAGCAGGGCGAATTGA